A single genomic interval of Amycolatopsis albispora harbors:
- a CDS encoding CU044_2847 family protein has product MEHENEHERSAYLPVEMAGQQIFLEARQVGDNEEEEVASRAFAFPEFTASLTAVTQSVTDAVLNGFEKAKPGKVTVEFGCEVGVESGKLTAILVKGTGKANIKVTMEWSPPS; this is encoded by the coding sequence GTGGAGCACGAGAACGAGCACGAACGTTCGGCGTACCTGCCGGTCGAGATGGCCGGTCAGCAGATTTTCCTCGAAGCGCGCCAGGTCGGCGACAACGAAGAGGAGGAAGTCGCCTCCCGGGCCTTCGCGTTCCCCGAATTCACCGCGTCGCTGACCGCCGTGACGCAGTCGGTCACCGATGCCGTGCTCAACGGCTTCGAGAAGGCCAAGCCCGGCAAGGTCACCGTGGAGTTCGGCTGTGAGGTCGGCGTGGAGAGCGGGAAACTGACCGCGATCCTGGTCAAGGGCACCGGAAAGGCGAACATCAAGGTCACCATGGAGTGGAGCCCGCCGAGCTAG
- a CDS encoding substrate-binding domain-containing protein, giving the protein MGFAKSDSTTSRRAALGYLGAGGGVLAASALLSACTGVQEGQRSTGTFPDTPDWRFVFVNHVTTNSFFVPTRTGLADAAALLGIPEPQWTGSENGNVAQMASAMETALNGKADGIAISLTDNNAFVELTKRALAAGIPVLAYNANAAGNHPLAYVGQDLYLSGFKMGQRIAEKVTSGEILVGISQPGGNNVQPRLDGIVDALKQAAPGVTVRSVNTGAEQAGELNAMTAAYTGNPGVQGIYAVDAGSTAACASLITDRGLTGRVGGGGFDLLDETVQGVASGALDFTIDQSPYLQGFLSVLYLYLYRLSGTLVAPPVTDTGLTFVTKENAGPYATAGSKFQGGPNNTLVPMPPSIPLPPPSALTR; this is encoded by the coding sequence ATGGGGTTCGCGAAGTCCGACAGCACCACGTCCCGCAGAGCCGCACTGGGCTATCTCGGCGCGGGCGGCGGAGTCCTCGCCGCGAGCGCGCTGCTGTCCGCGTGCACCGGCGTCCAGGAGGGCCAGCGGAGCACGGGCACCTTCCCGGACACCCCCGACTGGCGGTTCGTGTTCGTCAACCACGTCACCACGAACTCCTTCTTCGTGCCGACCCGCACCGGCCTCGCCGACGCCGCCGCGCTGCTCGGCATCCCCGAACCGCAGTGGACCGGTTCGGAGAACGGCAACGTCGCGCAGATGGCCAGCGCGATGGAAACCGCGCTCAACGGCAAGGCCGACGGCATCGCGATCTCGCTGACCGACAACAACGCCTTCGTCGAGCTGACCAAGCGCGCGCTGGCCGCCGGGATCCCGGTGCTCGCCTACAACGCGAACGCGGCGGGCAACCACCCGCTCGCCTACGTCGGCCAGGACCTCTACCTGTCCGGGTTCAAGATGGGCCAGCGGATCGCCGAGAAGGTGACCTCCGGTGAGATCCTGGTCGGCATTTCCCAGCCGGGCGGCAACAACGTGCAGCCGCGGCTCGACGGCATCGTCGACGCGCTCAAGCAGGCCGCCCCCGGCGTGACCGTGCGCTCGGTCAACACCGGCGCCGAGCAGGCCGGCGAACTCAACGCGATGACCGCCGCCTACACCGGAAACCCCGGCGTCCAGGGCATCTACGCCGTCGACGCGGGCAGCACCGCGGCCTGCGCGAGCCTGATCACCGACCGCGGGCTGACCGGCCGCGTCGGCGGCGGCGGGTTCGACCTGCTCGACGAAACCGTGCAGGGCGTGGCGTCCGGCGCGCTGGACTTCACCATCGACCAGTCCCCGTACCTGCAGGGCTTCCTGTCCGTGCTCTACCTCTACCTGTACCGGCTGTCCGGCACGCTGGTCGCGCCACCGGTCACCGACACCGGGCTGACCTTCGTCACCAAGGAGAACGCCGGCCCGTACGCCACCGCGGGCAGCAAGTTCCAGGGCGGGCCGAACAACACGCTGGTCCCGATGCCACCGTCGATCCCGCTGCCGCCGCCGTCGGCGCTGACCCGCTGA
- a CDS encoding ABC transporter permease translates to MPDSGRSALLGLLRIRELSILLVTVAAAGYFTATSDAFNSAENYQTIAQYVAPWAIIATGQVMLLICGEIDLSAGFVFTLAPFTLMLFSVNGAPLWLALVGAVLVSTLIGVVNGLIRTVLGIPSFITTLGMAFLLQGLVLIISDARPVGAPSEGWLVGVFGGARWSEFAWAVVIVALGQLLLSATRFGIHTRATGGNPVGAAESGIPVNRVKIVNFALTSTLAGLAGILQGTRVGSYDPTNGGFTMMFFAVASAVIGGTALLGGSGTVVGAFLGALLLGIVFDGFNLTGVSANAFNVVLGAAILLAMVLNVSLSLLRKRLAAREL, encoded by the coding sequence ATGCCGGACTCCGGGCGCTCCGCCCTGCTCGGCCTGCTGCGGATCAGGGAACTGAGCATCCTCCTGGTCACCGTCGCCGCCGCGGGTTACTTCACCGCCACCAGCGACGCGTTCAACTCCGCGGAGAACTACCAGACGATCGCGCAGTACGTGGCGCCGTGGGCGATCATCGCCACCGGCCAGGTGATGCTGCTGATCTGCGGCGAAATCGACCTGTCCGCGGGGTTCGTGTTCACGCTCGCGCCGTTCACGCTGATGCTGTTCTCGGTCAACGGCGCGCCGCTGTGGCTGGCTTTGGTCGGCGCGGTGCTGGTGAGCACGCTGATCGGCGTGGTCAACGGGCTGATCCGGACCGTGCTCGGCATTCCGTCGTTCATCACCACGCTGGGCATGGCCTTCCTGCTCCAGGGCCTGGTGCTGATCATCTCCGACGCCCGCCCGGTCGGCGCGCCGTCGGAGGGCTGGCTGGTCGGGGTGTTCGGCGGGGCGCGCTGGTCGGAGTTCGCCTGGGCGGTGGTGATCGTGGCGCTCGGGCAGCTGCTGCTGTCGGCGACCCGGTTCGGCATCCACACCAGGGCCACCGGCGGGAACCCGGTCGGGGCGGCGGAGTCCGGGATACCGGTCAACCGCGTGAAGATCGTCAACTTCGCGCTCACCAGCACGCTGGCCGGGCTGGCCGGCATCCTGCAGGGCACCAGGGTCGGTTCCTACGACCCGACGAACGGCGGCTTCACCATGATGTTCTTCGCGGTCGCGTCGGCGGTCATCGGCGGCACCGCGCTGCTCGGCGGGTCGGGCACGGTGGTCGGCGCGTTCCTCGGGGCGCTGCTGCTGGGCATCGTGTTCGACGGGTTCAACCTCACCGGGGTCAGCGCGAACGCGTTCAACGTGGTGCTGGGCGCGGCGATCCTGCTCGCCATGGTGCTCAACGTTTCGCTGTCGCTGCTGCGCAAACGCCTCGCCGCGAGGGAGTTGTGA
- a CDS encoding NB-ARC domain-containing protein, protein MREGAVVVMGAGPRRAVPFLDRAEQRGTIGRYLASRRELDLPGLVCVHASAGLGSYSLAAEVYEDYRRAEGDCPYLEVQAATADGEALPLEDLLRQVLRGLEVPERELPSKDADLAQAYQLLSAGRRFVLLLKDVVDVAQVEPLIPKAAPSAVVLVTSRRALRRLAASNFMLVQLPQLPAPEARELLLASLGPTAAEIDDALLDELGELCGGHPLLIRLVAAHLLGRARVAEPLVNRIRQSRAALLELDVTQPVASSIKLAYDGLTTEFARVFRRVALLPGPDFTAEAAEVACGGDVTEMLDELVDASLLYYDDARGRYFFHALVREHAKLQEETEDRAEILERVVTWYLAEAARRDLALSGRWRIGDVFAEVENSGRPVPTRDEALAWFENEWRSVAACVAEAVNASRNDVAWQLCVALFKFLHMHGYTTAWLETHRIGIEAAELDSEAGFMQLANQRGAAWMEVGDGEKARADFEASLAVALRLRHHMGMQSNTEWLGKVDAKQRKYADAHRRYDESERMVDEAGANIPPGQAVRMRALLHLQHARAYLGEGNDAAAVASVRRALEFFDATAGERENTAKCQMVLGEAAEDALAGAEAYRTAAELFRADGLKRRQAEAWHGMGSRHPDPQAAREALEQARALYAEVGDPRAEEIDLG, encoded by the coding sequence GTGCGTGAGGGGGCTGTGGTGGTGATGGGAGCCGGGCCGCGGCGGGCCGTGCCGTTCCTGGACCGGGCCGAGCAGCGGGGAACGATCGGCCGGTACCTCGCGAGCCGACGTGAGCTGGACCTGCCCGGGCTCGTCTGCGTGCACGCCAGTGCCGGCCTGGGAAGCTACAGCCTCGCGGCGGAGGTGTACGAGGACTACCGCCGCGCCGAGGGCGACTGCCCCTACCTTGAGGTCCAGGCCGCGACCGCGGATGGCGAGGCGCTGCCGCTGGAGGACCTGCTGCGCCAGGTGCTGCGGGGCCTCGAGGTGCCCGAGCGGGAACTGCCCAGCAAAGACGCCGATCTGGCGCAGGCCTACCAGCTGCTCTCGGCGGGCCGCCGGTTTGTCTTGCTGCTCAAGGACGTCGTCGATGTCGCGCAGGTCGAACCCCTGATCCCCAAGGCGGCGCCGTCGGCGGTGGTGCTGGTGACCAGCCGCCGCGCGTTGCGCAGGCTCGCCGCGAGCAACTTCATGCTCGTGCAGTTGCCGCAGCTGCCCGCGCCGGAAGCACGCGAACTGCTGCTCGCCAGCCTCGGCCCGACGGCGGCGGAGATCGACGACGCGCTGCTGGACGAACTGGGGGAGCTGTGTGGCGGGCATCCGCTGCTGATCCGCCTGGTGGCGGCGCATCTGCTCGGCCGCGCGCGGGTGGCCGAACCGCTGGTCAACCGGATCCGCCAGTCCCGGGCGGCGTTGCTGGAACTGGACGTGACGCAGCCGGTGGCGTCCTCGATCAAGCTGGCCTACGACGGGCTGACGACCGAATTCGCGCGCGTGTTCCGCCGGGTGGCCTTGCTGCCCGGCCCCGATTTCACGGCGGAAGCGGCCGAGGTCGCCTGCGGTGGCGATGTCACGGAAATGCTGGACGAACTGGTCGACGCGTCCCTGCTGTACTACGACGACGCCCGTGGTCGCTACTTCTTCCACGCGCTGGTTCGCGAACACGCGAAACTGCAGGAGGAAACCGAGGACCGCGCCGAAATCCTCGAGCGGGTCGTCACGTGGTACCTGGCCGAAGCCGCGCGTCGTGATCTGGCGCTTTCCGGGCGCTGGCGGATCGGTGACGTTTTCGCGGAAGTGGAGAATTCCGGCAGGCCTGTGCCCACGCGGGACGAGGCGCTGGCGTGGTTCGAGAACGAATGGCGAAGTGTCGCGGCCTGTGTGGCCGAGGCGGTCAATGCCAGTCGGAACGACGTCGCCTGGCAGCTTTGCGTGGCGTTGTTCAAGTTCCTGCACATGCACGGGTACACCACGGCCTGGCTGGAAACCCACCGGATCGGCATCGAGGCGGCGGAGTTGGACAGCGAAGCGGGCTTCATGCAGCTGGCGAACCAGCGCGGTGCCGCGTGGATGGAAGTCGGTGATGGGGAAAAGGCCCGTGCCGATTTCGAGGCTTCGCTGGCCGTCGCGCTGCGCCTGCGGCACCACATGGGCATGCAGTCGAACACGGAATGGCTTGGCAAGGTGGACGCCAAGCAGCGGAAATACGCCGACGCGCACCGGCGCTACGACGAATCCGAGCGGATGGTCGACGAAGCGGGCGCCAACATCCCACCCGGCCAAGCGGTGCGCATGCGGGCTTTGCTGCATCTGCAGCACGCGCGGGCGTATCTGGGCGAAGGGAACGATGCGGCGGCTGTTGCTTCCGTGCGGCGTGCGCTGGAATTCTTCGACGCGACGGCGGGGGAGCGGGAAAACACCGCCAAATGCCAGATGGTGCTCGGCGAGGCCGCCGAGGACGCGCTCGCCGGTGCCGAGGCCTATCGGACGGCGGCCGAGTTGTTCCGTGCGGACGGGCTCAAGCGGCGTCAAGCCGAGGCATGGCACGGCATGGGCAGTCGGCACCCGGATCCCCAGGCCGCTCGTGAGGCACTGGAACAGGCGCGTGCGTTGTACGCCGAAGTCGGTGATCCACGGGCGGAAGAGATCGACCTCGGCTGA
- a CDS encoding FadR/GntR family transcriptional regulator has product MESSSSAGPLGRHRTMHGQVVEWIGRRIVSGELSYGSRLPNEAELAAQLKVSRGGVREAVKALAAKGLVDARPRLGTRVRPRHEWNLMDREVIDWHGQVAAPEFLDDLLELRLMVEPGAAQLAAERATAEQIATLENAYAGMAEFAPRLPEHEQSFVDADLAFHLTLLRASGNQLIEQLGRLLETSLRHGLAASSHAPGGVAATLPLHHAVLAAVRGHRPVAAHRAMRRLIETTTSAVNRMS; this is encoded by the coding sequence GTGGAGAGCAGCAGTTCAGCGGGTCCGCTCGGCAGGCACCGGACCATGCACGGCCAGGTGGTGGAGTGGATCGGGCGGCGCATCGTCTCCGGAGAGCTGTCCTACGGGAGCAGGCTGCCGAACGAGGCCGAGCTGGCCGCGCAGCTGAAGGTCAGCCGCGGTGGCGTGCGGGAGGCGGTCAAAGCCTTGGCCGCCAAGGGATTGGTGGACGCGCGGCCGCGGCTGGGCACGCGCGTGCGGCCGCGTCACGAGTGGAACCTGATGGACCGCGAGGTGATCGACTGGCACGGCCAGGTGGCCGCGCCGGAGTTCCTCGACGACCTGCTGGAGCTGCGCCTGATGGTCGAGCCGGGCGCCGCGCAGCTGGCCGCCGAGCGCGCCACCGCCGAGCAGATCGCCACCCTGGAGAACGCCTACGCCGGCATGGCGGAGTTCGCGCCACGCCTGCCGGAGCACGAACAGTCCTTTGTGGACGCCGACCTGGCGTTCCACCTGACCCTGTTGCGGGCCAGCGGGAACCAGCTGATCGAGCAGCTGGGCAGGCTGCTGGAAACCAGCCTGCGGCACGGGCTGGCGGCCAGCTCGCACGCCCCCGGCGGGGTGGCGGCCACGCTGCCGCTGCACCACGCCGTGCTGGCCGCCGTCCGCGGGCACCGCCCGGTCGCCGCCCACCGAGCCATGCGGCGGCTGATCGAGACCACCACCAGCGCGGTCAACCGGATGAGCTGA
- a CDS encoding ATP-binding cassette domain-containing protein gives MDGVMDDALLRAEHVSKRFGPVSALTDVNLHVRRGEILGLIGDNGAGKSTLIKILTGYHQPDGGRLLVDGEPVTLKSVVHARSLGIETVFQDLAMVNDLPVYLNLHLNKELVHRPLPFLRRREMRRRAREALDSIGIDIPSVTAEVGLLSGGQRQAIAVARSVYSNAKLLLLDEPLAAMGAKESGLILRLLAELKQRGDLAIILIAHNYAQVVDVCDRVNLLQHGKITFDRAAADTSVAELLELVHAEYRLPPN, from the coding sequence ATGGACGGTGTGATGGATGATGCCCTGCTCCGGGCCGAGCACGTGAGCAAGCGGTTCGGCCCGGTCAGCGCGCTCACCGACGTCAACCTGCACGTGCGCCGGGGCGAGATCCTCGGGCTGATCGGGGACAACGGGGCGGGCAAGTCCACCCTGATCAAGATCCTCACCGGCTACCACCAGCCCGACGGCGGGCGCCTGCTCGTCGACGGCGAGCCGGTCACGCTGAAGTCGGTGGTGCACGCGCGTTCGCTCGGCATCGAAACGGTGTTCCAGGACCTCGCCATGGTCAACGACCTGCCGGTGTACCTGAACCTGCACCTGAACAAGGAGCTGGTGCACCGGCCGCTGCCGTTCCTGCGGCGCCGGGAGATGCGGCGGCGTGCCAGGGAGGCGCTCGACTCGATCGGCATCGACATCCCGTCGGTGACCGCCGAGGTCGGCCTGCTCTCCGGCGGCCAGCGGCAGGCGATCGCGGTGGCGCGGTCGGTGTACTCCAACGCGAAACTGCTGCTGCTCGACGAACCGCTGGCCGCGATGGGCGCCAAGGAAAGCGGGCTGATCCTGCGGTTGCTGGCGGAACTGAAGCAACGCGGGGACCTCGCGATCATTCTCATCGCGCACAACTACGCGCAGGTCGTCGACGTGTGCGACCGGGTGAACCTGCTGCAGCACGGGAAAATCACCTTCGACCGGGCCGCCGCGGACACCTCGGTGGCGGAACTGCTGGAACTCGTGCACGCCGAATACCGCCTGCCGCCGAACTAG
- a CDS encoding MFS transporter, translating to MCACVVLVVGMVAAINLAVPLLAASALHPSASALVWIVDTYVIFFACLVIPGGAAGDRFGRKGVLLTGLVLFAAGALLSATAPDVVVLLAGRALTGIGAAAVLPNTLAVLLHAVPAERKGATIATWASMTGIGGVAGNVGGGAIMSGGSWRWLFAAAVPLALGLAALTGRIAPVSSRHDRRLDPLGALLFVGASVALLIGIVQGPEAGWGSTIVVAGFAGSAVLFTAWTFVELKTEHPLLDPRLFRVAGLRSACLGMTTVFFGMFALFYVNASFLQYGKGFGVLETGLGIIPLTVPLILGGRYAGQVARRIGLDATLALAFTSVGGGLLGLSTSDTQTPYVTYAAWLVVTGIGVTLALPTLSGVIAGSLPPSQTGVGTGLQATTREFGSALGVAVIGTVLTARFTAELPPDVHAHTVAQALTSAPDRTHDVVTAFVAGTGSGLRVIGVAVLVLGGLVVLQSLLSRRAHHPATAGRG from the coding sequence ATGTGCGCCTGCGTTGTGCTGGTGGTCGGCATGGTCGCCGCGATCAATCTGGCCGTGCCGCTGCTGGCCGCGAGTGCCCTGCACCCGTCGGCGTCCGCGCTGGTCTGGATCGTCGACACCTACGTGATCTTCTTCGCCTGCCTGGTGATTCCCGGCGGCGCGGCCGGTGACCGCTTCGGGCGCAAGGGCGTGCTGCTCACCGGCCTGGTGCTGTTCGCCGCGGGCGCGCTGCTGTCCGCGACCGCGCCCGACGTGGTCGTGCTGCTCGCCGGGCGCGCGCTCACCGGCATCGGCGCGGCGGCCGTGCTGCCCAACACGCTGGCCGTCCTCCTGCACGCGGTGCCTGCCGAGCGGAAAGGGGCGACCATCGCGACCTGGGCGTCGATGACCGGCATCGGCGGTGTCGCGGGCAACGTCGGCGGTGGCGCGATCATGTCCGGCGGTTCGTGGCGGTGGCTGTTCGCCGCCGCCGTGCCGCTCGCGCTGGGGCTCGCCGCGCTCACCGGCCGGATCGCGCCGGTGTCGTCCCGGCACGACCGCCGCCTCGACCCGCTGGGCGCGCTGCTGTTCGTCGGCGCGTCGGTCGCCCTGCTGATCGGCATCGTGCAGGGCCCGGAGGCGGGCTGGGGCAGCACGATCGTGGTGGCCGGATTCGCCGGTTCCGCCGTGTTGTTCACCGCGTGGACCTTCGTCGAACTGAAGACCGAGCACCCGCTGCTCGATCCGCGGCTGTTCCGCGTCGCCGGGCTGCGCAGCGCGTGCCTCGGCATGACCACGGTGTTCTTCGGCATGTTCGCGCTGTTCTACGTCAACGCGTCGTTCCTGCAGTACGGCAAGGGGTTCGGCGTGCTGGAGACCGGTCTCGGGATCATCCCGCTGACCGTGCCCCTCATTCTCGGCGGGCGGTACGCCGGGCAGGTGGCGCGGCGCATCGGCCTCGACGCCACCCTGGCGCTCGCCTTCACCTCCGTCGGCGGCGGCCTGCTCGGACTGTCCACAAGCGACACGCAGACGCCGTACGTCACCTACGCGGCGTGGCTGGTGGTGACCGGGATCGGCGTGACGCTGGCGCTGCCCACGCTGTCCGGGGTCATCGCGGGTTCGCTGCCGCCGTCCCAGACCGGCGTCGGCACCGGGCTGCAGGCCACCACCCGCGAATTCGGCAGCGCGCTCGGGGTCGCCGTCATCGGCACGGTGCTCACCGCCCGGTTCACCGCCGAACTGCCGCCGGACGTCCACGCCCACACCGTGGCGCAGGCCCTCACCTCGGCGCCGGACCGCACGCACGACGTCGTCACCGCCTTCGTCGCGGGCACGGGCTCCGGGCTGCGTGTGATCGGCGTCGCAGTCCTGGTCCTGGGCGGGCTCGTCGTGCTGCAGTCCCTGCTGTCCCGGCGCGCCCACCACCCGGCCACCGCGGGGCGCGGGTAG